The Rubripirellula amarantea genome includes the window GGAACGGAAGAATACGGAACATTCTGTTCTTTGGCAAGGTTGGCAAGCGTTTTGCTGCAAACTATCCTCCTGTCCATGCAATCAACCAGCAAGACGCGACTGATAACGGCACTCAAATTCGCGTTGCCCGCCGCCATCATTGGCTATTTGGTGTGGCGTATCGAGCCGGAACAGTGGCATCAATTGTCCGCCCAACCCAAGCAATATGGCTTGCTGGTCGCGGCGCTGGTCGTTTCGATCTTCGCAATGATGCTCTCGTTCGCCCGCTGGTGCTTGCTGGTCCGCTGCCAGGGCATTGAATTGACGATGCTGGAAGCCCAGCGGCTTGGTTCGATTTGCTTTTTGCTCAGCTTTGTGTCCGTCGGCAGCGTTGGCGGAGATCTATTTAAAGCAATTTTCTTGGCCAAACGGCGACCGGGGAAGCGAGTCGCAGCAGTTGCCTCGGTTCTGGTCGACCGCGGTTGTGGCATGTACGGACTGCTTTTACTGGTCGCTGGCGGGTTGATGCTGAATCCCGGCGCCGCCGCTTCGAATTCCGACGCCTCAGCAGCAGTGGCCGACGGCAGTTTCGGAATGGAACAAATAAAGTGGGCGACCGCCATCTTGATAGGTTTGGGGACAGTCGTTTTGGCGATTTTGATTCTCGGGGGTCGTGGCGTGGATCGGTTGATCACGTGGGGCAGCGGTCTTCCGGCGATCGGCAAGCTTGTCGCCACGATCGGCCCGCCGTTGCGGATGTTCCATCATCACCCGATTGCGTTCGCCGTTTCGGTGATCATGAGCCTCGGCGTTCAAGGTTCGCTCGTGATCAGCATGTATTTGGTGGCCAAAGGGCTCTACACGTCACCGCCCGCACTGGCCGACCACTTCATCATTGTGCCGATTGGGATGCTCGCTTCGACCTTGCCGATCACTCCCGCCGGCATCGGTGTTCTGGAAGCCGCGATCGATCAGCTTTACAAAATCGTGCCCGCTGTACCAACCAATGCATCAGGAACGTTGGTCGCACTCGTTTTTGAAATGGTCAAAGTGGTAATGGCCATCATCGGAACCATTTTCTATTGGACGGCTAGCGAAGAAGTCCGCGAGAGTATCGAAGAAGCTGAAGAGGTCGAAGAAGTTGAAATGGCACATTAACGTTTGCAACAAACTTCAAGCGACGATCCAGAGTGTCGCTGGGGCAATCTTTCGATGTGTTTCGGGGCCAAGTTTTTATGGCCATTGCGTTTTGATGATCACTACGCGGACACGACGACCGAATGATGCATGCAGCCCGCACAGACGCCAAGCGAGGTTGAGTTTGAGCGGACAAAGAGAGTGAATTCGGTTCTGCGTTCTTTCCAACTCTGCTCGTTGAGCGTACAAACATTGGCCTCGCCAACACCCCCCTGTTTCCCGAGATTGTGATGTCTAATCCTGCCACTGATTTTCCCGACACGGACGCGCTCGTGGGCGTCATCATGGGCAGCAAGAACGACTGGGACACGATGAAGCACGCTTGCGAGGCACTCGAAGTTCTCGGCGTCGCTCATGAAAAGTACGTCGTTTCCGCACATCGAACACCTGCTCGCATGGTCGCCTATGCCGCTGGCGCTGCGGACCGGGGTTTGAAGGTCATCATCGCTGGTGCCGGAGGCGCCGCGCATTTACCCGGCATGGTGGCATCCGAAACGAACTTGCCAGTGATCGGGGTGCCCGTGCAAAGCCGAGCACTGCAGGGACTCGATTCGCTGCTGTCGATTGTGCAAATGCCTGGTGGAATCCCTGTTGCCACGATGTCGATTGGAACTTCCGGCGCCAAGAACGCGGGCATTCTGGCTGCTCGTATCCTGGCACTCTCGGACGCCAAGTTGCAGATGCGCCTCGCTGACTTTGTCCAATCCCAAACCGACGCGGTCCTAGAGTCAGGTGATTTGGCATGAGTCGCTCAAGTCAGCAATCGTCAACGCAACACAGTGAATCGCATCACAGTGAATCGCATCACAGTGAATCGCGGCACGCGCAAGCTCGGTTAGTTAATCCTGGCGCGACGATCGGTATGGTGGGCGGCGGACAACTTGGCCGTATGTTCGCAATGGCCGCAGCGTCCATGGGCTACCGAGTGGTGGTGTTTTGTGAGTCTTCCGATACGCCTGCAGCCCAGGTCGCCCATCACACCGTCGTTGGCAAACTCGATGACGAAACGGCTGTGGAGTCCTTCGCTTCCATGTGTGACGTCATCACGTTGGAATTCGAAAATATTCCAGCGGCGACGATGGAGCGGTGCGCTGATCACGCTCCCACCTACCCGGCTCACCGTGTCCTTGAAATTGCCCAAGACCGTCTTCTGGAAAAATCGACACTCGCCGGCGCCGGACTTCGCGTGACTCCATTTGTCGAAGTCTCGAATAACGAATCGTTGCTGGCCGCCAGCGAAACGCTTGGTTGGCCCATGGTCGTGAAGACAGCCCGCGATGGGTACGACGGCAAGGGGCAATACAAAATCAGTTCCGCCGACGAATTGGGACAGGTCGATTGGAGTTCCGCTTCCAGTTGGATCGCCGAGCAGTGGATGCCCTTCGACATTGAAGTTTCCGTGGTCGTGGCGATCTCGAGCAATGGCGAATCAACAACGTTTCCCGTGTTCGAAAACCAACACCGTAACCACATTCTCGATGTATCGGTCACACCGGCGTCGATCACCGAAGCCTTGGCAACCCGCGCTCGAGAGGTTGCGACGCGGGCTGCCCAAACGCTGGGTGTCGTCGGCTTGCTTTGTGTGGAGTTCTTCGTCGTTGGCGACGATGTCGTGATCAACGAAGTAGCACCGCGGCCTCATAATTCGGGGCATTTGACGATTGAAGCCTGTCACACGAGCCAATTCGAACAGCACGTTCGCGCCGTATGCGGCTTGCCGCTGGGGTCGACAACGCTGCGATGTCCGTTCGCTGCGATGTCCAATTTGTTGGGTGACGTGTGGCTTGACGATCAGGATCAACTCGTCACACCCCGATGGAATGACGCTATCTCAATTCCCGCGATCGCCTTGCATCTCTACGGCAAGCATCACCCTCAGCGATCGCGTAAGATGGGACACCTGACGACGCTCGGCCAGACGCGAGATGAAGTGATCGAACGAGTCACCGCGGCTCGTGCAAAGCTTTCGCCCTAAGACGTTTTCATTTGAATGCGGGCAGTGCCTAGCAGTGCCGAGCGAAGTCAGGCAAATTCAAGCAATGGCAAGCGTTAGGCTACAAGCAGCCAGCCACAGGTGCTCTGCTTGGCACTGCCCAAGTTGCTGCCGTTTCGCTTCGATCTTCACGCGCGAAGTGGTGGATTCCCGCCTGTTCCCTCCTTTATCCCACGCCTCACCTTCATCAAGAGTCCCGCCATGAATCCCACCAAGCTTCTCGTGCCGCTGGCAATGGCCATCACCGTTTCGTTGGTTGAGCCATGTCGCGGCCAGACAACCAACGGTCAGTCATCCGCAGAGCGTCCCAACGTCTTGATGATCTGCATCGATGACTTGAACGATTGGGTGGAACCTCTCGGTGGCCATCCCCAGGTCAAGACTCCTGCAATGGCAGAGCTTGCATCGCGAGGTATGAATTTCCGAAACGCACATTGCCAGTCGCCTTTGTGCAATTCGTCTCGCACCAGCTTGATGACGAGTCGCCGTCCATCGTCGACCGGGATTTATGGACTGGGGCCTTGGTTTCGAAACGTAGACGAATTCCGAAACATCACGACGCTGCCTCAGCATTTTGCGCGTGCGGGTTACGAAACCTATTCGGCGGGAAAGGTCTATCACGGCGGCTACTTTCAAAAGACGCCTGAGGGAATCGAGGTCGAGTTCCAGCATGTTGGGCCACCTGGACGCGCAGGCATTGGGCCGCCGAAGAAGTTAGTTCCACCAACACCCGGTGGCGATCATCCGTTGGTCGATTGGGGTGTTTTTGATCACGAAGAATCGGACAAGGGTGACTATCAAGTTGCATCCTGGGTGGTGGACCAGATTGGCGAAATGGAATCATCGAAGCCGTTCTTCATGGCTTGCGGGTTTTTCTTGCCGCACGTTCCCTGTCACACGACGCCTAAGTATTGGGACATGTATCCCGATGAAACGTTGATCATGCCACCGATCGATCATGTAGAGCGATCGGACTGCTCACCGTTCTCTTGGTACCTGCATTGGGAACTACCTGAACCGCGTTTGAGTTGGCTCGAAGATAACAACGAACACCGCAATTTGGTTCGGGCCTACCTGTCTTGCATTACGTTCATGGACACACAAATCGCTCGTGTGCTCGAAGCACTAGACCAATCTCCTTACGCCGACAACACGATCGTGTGTTTGTGGAGCGACCATGGATGGCACTTGGGTGAGAAGAACATCAGTGGCAAGAATACCCTTTGGGAGCGATCGACTCACGTGCCGCTGATCTTCGTCGGCCCAGGGATCGAGTCCGGTGTTTGCGAACAACCTGCTGAACTACTCGATGTTTTTCCAACCCTGGCAGATCTCGCCGGTTTGGAAGTGCCCGCTGAACTTGAAGGCGTAAGTTTGAAACCGCAAGTCGTTGACCCATCGGAATCACGGCGTCCGGCGGTAACCGAACACAACCCGGGCAATTACGCGATTCGGGATCAACGTTATCGCCTGATTCGTTACGCCGATGGAAGCGAGGAGCTCTACGACATGGTCGCTGATCCCAACGAGTACTCCAATATCATTGATGATTCCAAGCACGCCGAAGCGGCCTCACGACTTCGCGAGTTTTACATCGCTGATCCTCGCCCCCTAGCGAAAGCAAGTCACTCGCGAATCTTAGAGTTCAAGGACGGCCGTTGGATTTGGGAAGGCAAAGCCATCGACCCAACGCGTCCACCAATGGACATCGCGCCCAATACCACCGCTGATCTATCGCTCATCGGCCCAGCAAAATAGCAACGAAACGAAGACGATAAGCACGTCTTCAAAGTGCGTCAGGGGGGCCAAAGTGCGTCAGGGGTAAGCGCAAAGCCGGTCACCCCTTCAGCATAATCACGCAAGTCACCACGCCGGGGCAACCGGGTCAAACGTTACGCGGTTCGACGTCGGTGTCGAAAACGAACAACGCCTGCACCCAACCCTGCAATCATCAAGAACGCAACAGACGATGGTTTTGGCACTGCTGCGATCGTTGCAGTGATTTGGTTGGCACCAGCGTTCCACGTGTAGACGCCAGGATCGATTCCCAACGATGCGAAGCTTTCGCCAGCGTAGTTCGCCGTACCTGTAACCAAGGTGTTGGAGACGTAATTTTCGGGTAGATAGATATTGAAATTTCCACTGTTGGCGGTGAAGCCAATGAAGTCACCACTTCCAGATGTCGCTGCGGTGTACCCACCACTGCCAAAGGATAGTGGCCCCGTCCTGACAACCGAACTAGGGACGAAATAGTGCTCATGGGGAATGCCGGACGTGGAACCTACATAAAACGTCCCATTTGACGGCCTTACCGAAATCGATTCCGGAACATCGCCCACGTTTGAAAGGCCGGTAAGGTCAATCGACCCGGAGATGGAAGTTACAACGCTCCCACCCATTTCGGTAAAGCTGACAACTAAATCGGCTGATGCGGTTCGAGCGTCGGCAAGCAACGAAACTATGGCCAGTGCTACAAAGATCGAGAGGCGTTTCATTTTGGAAGTTCCTTGGTAATGGAGCACCGGGATAGAAAACAAAGATTCTGGGCTAAACAAATTGCTTGCCCGTTGCTTCGATAGATAAACGATGCCTAGCCGAAGTGCTCCGCGAGCTTACGCGTGTCAAGCAAGCCGAGCTTTGAGTACAGGCCAGTGTAGTCGATGATGTTGTGTGCCCTGTAGATCAGCCCATCCTTCATCGTTCCAAAGCACGCGGATTCCAAAGCAACGTCAATGCCAGAGTCTTGTTGACGTCCTTCGAATTCCATTGAAACCGCAAACTGATCGCCACGGATGACCAAAAAATGCAGAGTTGCACTGCGATGGTTCAATCTCGCACACATCGCTCGGTGAGTAGCGCGCATTTCGTCAACACCCTCGATGACTTCGGGAGCCAATCCGCTGACTATGCATTGCGGATGAAAGTGTTCGTCAACAAGCGAACTGTCGTTTGCCTCCCATCCGGCCAGTAACCAGCGGCGCAAAAGCGCCGCATTGATCTCTTCACGCTGGGTCAAAGGCGGATCGGTGGGAAAGACTTCCTCGTTGTAGCTCATCTTACAAGTGGTTCGATCGTGTTGAAAATGAATAGGCAATCTGCCCATAAGGATTCGCACCCCAAACCATGGACTCGTAACAAGTTGGTCGAACTCTCAAGCACCAAAGTCGATGGGGTAGCTCCGAGTCGCTTCGACGACCCGTATTTCTTTCATTGTGGTAAGCCAACCCCGACGAACGCAACTCGCAGTTACTGCAGAGTTCTGCTTAAGTCCTCGAAATCAATCCCTTGGTATAGCACCACGCGGTCGAGTTGAAAGCCTTGGGACCGACCAGCGATTTCAAGTTGATATTCGCCGGGCTTGGGAAATTCAACCGTCATCCAAGGTTGGTCACCTTCTAGATCGAGTTGACCGTTGAGGCCAAAGGAGCCTTTGCTACGACCCACAAACTTGTGAAAGCCCGTAAGTTGAGTTTGTCGTGCGAGTTGCTTTGCATCAGTAAAGCAGAGCCAAGCATCGTTTGCTTGGTCACCGGGCACATCGTCAGGCTGACGCATGCTCCATTTAACCGAATAGCTTCCGGCTTTCTCTACCTTGAACGTAGCTTTGATGCGATGCTTAGTCGTTCGAGCGAAACTGTTGTTTCCTTCATAGACTACGTACTTGCCGCCGGAAGCGGCTTCGCCTTTCGCAAGCCGCCATCCCGTCGTCCGCTCCATGTCTTCAGCCTCGATAATTATCAAGGCTTGGTCTGGTGAGTTAAAAGCAGATTCCTTGGTTGCGGGTGAGCCGGCAACGGTGGATTGCGAAAATGTTTTTGTCGGCTCGAATGAAAGATGGCGCCATCGACCGCGAGCAAACGCGAATGCATCGCCCTCGGGCACTTTGCCATTGCTTTGGGAGTTGAACTCAATCTGGATGGTTGATCCCTTTTTAAGTTCGACACTGCGGAAATGATGCTGGTGAGGTTGGTAGTCTTTTTCGGTCGCAGGATTTTGGGACGTTCCCACTGTATTGCCATCGACCACCAACCGGTACGTGCTCTCGCCATCGAGCTCCGTCAGTGCTTCCAACGTGACATCGTAGACTCCACTGTCTCCCGGGAATCGCGTTGTCGCGGCCGCGTACACACCTTGGTGTTTTGATGCATCAATCGCGAGAGCTTTTCGCGCTGGGTCACGATAGGCCGGTGCGAAACCGTCGACCGTGATCTCATCGAAGTCCTTCAGCGCATTGAGCGAAACTGGGGCGGTCGCCACCTTTCCGTTTGTGTTGCCTTGGTCGGTTTGTCCAACGAGGGCTACTCCGTCACCAATGAACGCTTCGAACTTCTTCGGGCTACCGTCATCGTCACCTACCAGCAAGTAAAACAACATTCCGCAGTCGGAAATATCCGCAACGTTACCACTGTGGGCTTCGAGTCTCGAATACATCCACCGTACGTCTGGTTGGGAATGATCGCGCATCCAATGCCACACGGAAAAGTCTTTCCCGGAGTGCCAAAGGTGGTTCGGATCTTCTTTATGATTTTGGTCTTTGATCTTCGCATACTGAATCCGGCCTCCACTGAGTTCTTGGACGTCGCTCCAAGTGTGATGATGAGGGCGACGACGCTCGTTTTCATTGAACCCACTGTGTGACACCAAGTGGACATGCGATAGCGAATCAACGTTGCCGTTTCGAACCACCTCATCAACCACCAGGTAAACGAACTCGGATAGTCCAGCATGAATAAAGTACAGGGGATCACTCTGAGTCGACTTCGCCATCTCGCTCGCCAAGCTCTCAATGGCTTCCCGTTGTTGAGTGGTAACGTCGAAGAAAGCTTCAGGCTTGAAGCCCCAGTACTTGATCGCGCCATCGGCGCCGATCTTCAGTTGGTTTTCAGCATCGGGGCCGGGCGGTGCATCGATGAAGTTGTTGTAGGAACAATGAACTAGCTGTTCCTGCAGACCTAGCTTTGCGATGATCGCACAAGACGCTGGAAGTGCGCCCCAATCGTCGGGATCTCCCGTTGGCCATTTGTATTCGTTGTCCGGAGCGCTGTTACCGTCAAAGCTCATCGCGATGCGATTCTGGCTGTACCCCAAGGACTGTCCCTGGCAAAGCATTAGGGGAATCGTGGTCAAAAACAACATCACGGCAATGCAAGTTTTCGTCATGAAAGGACCTTTCTTGAAAGGGAGAGTTCGAGGAGAGTTTGATGGGAATGGAAGAAAAACTAATCGAAACCAGTGGTCCAGGAAAGCTGTACGCAGCGTTGGAGCAGGTAAAAAAAAGCAATCTTACGATGTCTTGCAGATTGCATTTCACCGCTCGCGGTACTTCGATAGGATGTGTCGCGAAACCCGATTGGCGAGCGCTCGATACGTAGTGACGCCTGCACAACGGAATGGGGAAGTTGCAACAAGCCTCGCTCGAATCGGCAGCCATGTTGTGAACAATCACCAATGTGTCAGCGCTCGCAACCGTCTTGTCGTCCGTCAACATCCATCATGGTGTGCGGATTTGTTTGCACGCTCAGCAAGATTCGTTTGCTCTTGTATGCGAGTTTTCCCGTCTGAACGACTTAGGTCTTAGCTAACGCAGCGCTGCTCGCCCCCAGTTTTGGAATTCGCCCCCAGTTTTGGAATTCGCCACTGCGCAGGATTCAAGAATGAGCGCTCGTTGGGCGATGCTTCACATATCGATGCGTAGCGATGCCGTCGCAATCGAACTCTGAGTCGACTTGCATTCCGGACTTTGCGAGTACTCGCACGGAGCCCACGTTGGCGGGAATGACAAAAGCGAAGATCCTCGCTAGTCCTAACTTGCTAAACCCAAAATCAAGGCTCGCCATGCATGCCTCGGTGGCTAGACCCTGTCCCCAATATTGAGGCAAGAAACGATAGCCAACATCCACAACATCCAGATCTCGAAGGTACTTCAGGCCGCAAAATCCGATGACGGTTTGCGATTCTTTCAGGACACACGCCCAGCGGCCAAACCCATATCGTTCAAAGTCCGGATAGTTCGCGATAAAACGTCGTGCTTCCGCCACGTTTTTAAGTGACGTATCGCCGGTATATCGCATGACGTCGGGATTGCTGTTGAGTTCAAACGCAACCACTGCGTCCTCGACCGTGAAGGCTCGGTGAAGAAGACGCTGTGTTTCGGGGCCTGTTCGATGAGAGGCCGGCTCATTCATGCTTGTCTTGCAGATAGAGGACTAGGTTCAGTTTGCTATTGAACTGATATTGTTCTCAGGACTTGTGTAGTCCACGTAGACGTTCGGATTGGTGCCATTGATGAACTCTTCAATATTCGTGTAGCCATCGCTGTCAGTGTCCATGGATCCGTCGGCTGCGTTGTGAGGAGCGAGACCGTGATTGATTTCCCACTCATCTGACATTCCATCGCCGTCGGAATCCGGTCTTGACGGAACCGATGACAGGGCCGGCCAGCCTCCGACTTCATTCTGCGAGTCTATGATTCCTTTCCCTCCGCCGCCGTAAGTCTCGCCAAATTTTGCAGTTCCGGTGCGAACCTCTTCTACGATTCGAGCGTCAACCGAATCACGCCGGGGCAAAGACGCGCCTGCATGTTGTAACACATGGCGATAGGCTTCTTCAGCACGATGCTGCCGGATGGGCATTGATTGCCATGGTGTAGCGAGCCTCAATGACTCGATTTGTTCATCGCCTCCTTGTGGCTGGACTCCACCGGACCAATTGTCAGCGGACGCTTCCGCATTGCCGTGCATGTAATTCTCCGCCACATACCATTGACCAAGGTCGTTCACACCATCGCGTGAAGAGGGGTTAATGATCCGATGTCCCACCGAGCCAGTGCGTGTAGCAGGGCCTGGTTTGTAATAATTCGCTACCATGTTGATGGTTGAGAAGTCATAAGCTGGGTTTCCTTGCTGTTGCTTTTCCCCGCCGTAGGCACTGTTGTGTCCCCAGTTGTAGACGACATTGTTTCGATAGTCCGTGTACCCTGACCCCGATGCAAACCGTGGATTGCGACTGGAGTGATGAGCGAGCAGATTGTGGTGGTAAGTGCTGTAGTTCGATCCCCAGATACCTCCGAACCCATGAGGACCCTTCGCGTGGATCGATTGGTAAAGACTTTCAGCGATTAGACACCACTGCACCGTCACGTTTTTGCAATGATAGATCGATAGCGTTTCATCCACGCTCCAACTGGCCGAAACGTGATCGACGATGATGTTCTGGTGATACCTGCCTGAAAGAGCGTCGGCGTCTTCTCCTGACTCATCTCCTAACCGAAGTCTCAAATATCGGATCACAACTTCATCCGCATCAATCGTGACGGGATAGCGCCTAATCGCAATTCCATCGCCCGGTGCAGTTTGTCCGGCAATGGTGATGTACGGGTTGCGGATGCTAAGTCTGCTTTTCAGATCAATAGTTCCCGAGACCCCAAAAACCACGATGCGCGGACCGTCTGACTTCACGGCGGCACGAAGGCTACCGGGGCCTGAGTCGTTGAGGTTCGTGACCGTAAACACTTTACCGCCGCGTCCTCCTTTAGCTACCGAACCGTAACCCTCCGCACCCGGAAACGAAGGAAGATGTGTTCTTGCGGACTCTGGTACCGAGTCTTGAGCTGTAGCAATGGTAGCTACTGAAGCCAAAAACCACACAGCAGCCAAGAATCGCGCAGCAACGCACAATCCAATACGCCATCGAAATACCAATCGGCTTGTTCGTGTTTCTTGCATCGTCATGGGTATCTCTCAGTCATCCACTTCACCGGTAAATTTCAAACGGCAAGGGCTGACTTGCCAATTGATAAGCATAACGTGGGCAACCGAGGCCGGCACGAGCCGCAGTTATCAATCGCAAATCTAAGGAAACGATCGCTTCATGATGCAGGGTCTTGGGTGACATTGATCTTCCATGAAAGACCGAACCGATCAATCACGATCCCGTACCACGACGTGAACGCTGATTCGGCCAACGGGATCACGGTTTGACCCTGGTCGGCTAGGTTGTCGAAAGCTCGTCGAGCCCGTTCCAGCGAATCAAACCCAATGGCGAGAGAAAACCCCGAGAATTCAGCCGAGGCTCCGCCGTCGGTGTACCCGACATCGCTTGCCATAAACGTTGTTCCTTCGATCACAAACGTAGCGTGAAAGATCATCTCTTCCATACCGAATTTCGTGTGTGACTGATCGGGGCTATCGCGAAACCGCATCATGAAAACGATCTCGGCATCGACTGCGTCGCGATAGAACTTGATCGCTTCTTCCGTTCGCCCGTTGAAGCCGAGTGTCGTGATTACGGGCATTGTTCTGAGCCAACGAATGGTATGAGGGAGAGCTGTCTTTACGAATCGAATGTTGTTGCGATTGACGACTGATGGTGAAGCGGTTGCCAGGGCTTCACGCCCCATCGAAGTCGGGCGAGACCTTGTCGACTAACGGGCCGCCTCAAGTTGCTTTACTAGTTTACTGTACTGACCTTTGCTCAGAAAAACTCGGTAGCATCCGTTAGTTAGTTCGTTGAAGTCAACGTTGTTCTGAGTGTCAGAGTCCCAAGACATAATTTGCCGAGAGTAAAGGTCGATATCGATGAAGTAGTAAAACTTCGTGTTCGGATCCTTGCGTTTGCTAGCCATAGGCGGATGTTCCGGTCTGCGTTTTGCCGTTCGATCTATATCGTGTAGCTCGGTCCAAACAAAGTGAGGGTTTCAATATCGACATCGGATAGCACCGAGGTTCAGTTCGCACATATTCCTGGGCCGACTACCTGTGCCGAACGAACTTCTTCAATCGCAGCAAGTTGCCAGAGTCCAAACACGCTATTGAGCATTGGGCGAAAGAGCGTCCAATAACAACGTGCTCAGTCGTGCAGCTTTCGCCTGCTTCACATCACGCTGCGTCGATGTGCGAAGCTTCAGGTTCTCTTCCGCAATCGACTCAATAAGCGACGCTCGCTGATCATAGTCCGAAATCGCGTTCGGGGACGAAGCCATCAATGCGGCACGAAGAAGTCGTTTGTTTGCGCGGATCGACACATCTGCTGGCGATCGACCGTCCTTGAATTCGGCAAGCCTGGCGCTGTACTCAAGCTCAGCATTGGAAAGCCTCTTCGCATCTTCACCATTCAATACTGCACTTGCCGCAGTCCGATTCGCAAGGTTCGCCTCAGCGCTCGCAGGCGTGTCCGCAACGCCACTCGATGCGGTGACTATCAACAAGGTTGCGAACGTCGTAGCAAGAAAGAGGCGTGTCATTGCGAAGTCCTTGGGAATGGTGAAAAGCGAATCGACTGTTCGGTAGTTTCCAAACTGACCAGATATCTCCGGTGCATGTGGTGCGTTCTTAGACTTTCTTAGCCAACATCAAGCATCATGGCCAACCTCGCGACCGTATTGTAGTTCCGGGCAGTTGTCGGTATTCCAAGTTGACGCTCGATACCCGATGCAAGTTTGGATCGACCGACACCATCTGGCGCGTGCAAGTAAAACACCGTATCAATCAGTCGATACCTTTCGGTTGACTTAGCCATCTTAGAGATTGCCTCGTCAGGAGGCAAATCTGGAACAGTCTCCAAAAAGTAGAAATGTAACGTTTTAGGGTCGACGGTTGCTTCGGTGTAGGGATTCCTGTCGATCGCTGCGGACAACTCATCGCCGCTCAGAACTAGAACACCGGGGCGAAATTTAAAGCTGTCTTCGACAGCGTCACTAAGCTGTTTAGCAATGTTGCGCTTGGACGTTGAAGAGCTTTCAAAGATGACATTTCCACTTTGAATGTAGGTCCGGACCGAACGCAATCCAGTGACTTCGAGCGTATGAGCTAGATCGACCATCGGCAATCTGTTGTGGCCGCCGACATTGATCCCGCGGAACAGAGCGATCCAAGTTGGCATTCTTCCTCCTGAAATTAGGCTTTCGATCACGAAACAAATACGGTGTCACATCTAGAGCACCACTTGGCATCGCTTTCAAGCTCGGTTGGTTAGCGAGCCTCAGATGTCACGCAAACACTTAGTCCTAGTACACACTTTTTACCCTTTCTGAGTCGTTGTGTATCGAAAACGTTGCCTGTTCGGGAGAATACACCGGACCTAATGGAACTTAATCGGTGTAAGTCCTGCGCCTGTCCTGACATGTAATCTTGTTTTTGCTATAGCATCAGCTTGCACTTCTTTTGCCGCCGTTTTTAGGACGCGCGGTTCATAGCGATCCGGTCGGCTGCCGACGACGTGTTGCAAGCAGCAACGAAACAGCACGTCGCAGAGCTCATCGGTAGTTCGGAATCCTTTGTGCTCAACTTGTATTTTTATCTCACGAATCATGATGAATTCAGGATACGTTTGGTACTCTACTTGGCCCATTCAATCCGGCCGAAGTGGTTTGTCGATTGGGATCGTATGATTGTCATTGCCATAGCTCATGCGGGTTTGATAATCG containing:
- a CDS encoding pectate lyase, which translates into the protein MTMQETRTSRLVFRWRIGLCVAARFLAAVWFLASVATIATAQDSVPESARTHLPSFPGAEGYGSVAKGGRGGKVFTVTNLNDSGPGSLRAAVKSDGPRIVVFGVSGTIDLKSRLSIRNPYITIAGQTAPGDGIAIRRYPVTIDADEVVIRYLRLRLGDESGEDADALSGRYHQNIIVDHVSASWSVDETLSIYHCKNVTVQWCLIAESLYQSIHAKGPHGFGGIWGSNYSTYHHNLLAHHSSRNPRFASGSGYTDYRNNVVYNWGHNSAYGGEKQQQGNPAYDFSTINMVANYYKPGPATRTGSVGHRIINPSSRDGVNDLGQWYVAENYMHGNAEASADNWSGGVQPQGGDEQIESLRLATPWQSMPIRQHRAEEAYRHVLQHAGASLPRRDSVDARIVEEVRTGTAKFGETYGGGGKGIIDSQNEVGGWPALSSVPSRPDSDGDGMSDEWEINHGLAPHNAADGSMDTDSDGYTNIEEFINGTNPNVYVDYTSPENNISSIAN
- a CDS encoding VOC family protein, which encodes MPVITTLGFNGRTEEAIKFYRDAVDAEIVFMMRFRDSPDQSHTKFGMEEMIFHATFVIEGTTFMASDVGYTDGGASAEFSGFSLAIGFDSLERARRAFDNLADQGQTVIPLAESAFTSWYGIVIDRFGLSWKINVTQDPAS
- a CDS encoding DUF1697 domain-containing protein, whose amino-acid sequence is MPTWIALFRGINVGGHNRLPMVDLAHTLEVTGLRSVRTYIQSGNVIFESSSTSKRNIAKQLSDAVEDSFKFRPGVLVLSGDELSAAIDRNPYTEATVDPKTLHFYFLETVPDLPPDEAISKMAKSTERYRLIDTVFYLHAPDGVGRSKLASGIERQLGIPTTARNYNTVARLAMMLDVG